Sequence from the Synechococcus sp. HK05 genome:
GAACGGATCGGTGGCTACAGCGATCTGGCGGCACGGCTGGGGGTTCGGGCCGAGCGAGCAGATGTGAGCTACACACCGGTGATTGTCGTGTTTGCCACCGCGGCCTTGATGGCCCTTGCCCTTGGCGTGGGTGTGCGCGGCTTCATGGGCCTGGCCATCGCTCTGCTGGCGATGCTCAAGCTGATGGATGTGCCCGCATTTGCCGCCAGCTTCCTCAAATACGACCTGCTCAGCCAGCGCTGGCGAGCCTGGAGCCGCCTCTACCCAGGCATCGAACTATTGGTGGGGCTGGGCATGCTCACGCCGCCGTCACCCTTCGGTCTGGATGGGCTGGTGGGAGCGGTGGCGGTGGTGTTGGGCGGAATGGGGATGCTGTCGGTGGGCAAGGCGGTGTTCATCGATCACCTCGCCCTCAATTGCGCCTGCGTGGGCGGCAACACGCGTACACCGCTCGGCGTGGTGAGTTTTGCCGAGAATCTGATCATGACTCTGATGGGCGCGGCGATGGCACTGGATGCCGTTGCTCATCGCTTGCCGTGGAGTGGATTGCCATGAACCGCCGCTCGTTTCTGGCCTTGACGGCCGGTGGCGCTGCCGCCGCTTCTGCAGGGCTGGTGGGTCAGCGCTGGCTGAGTCATGCCCGTGAGGTCGCAGCGGCCGGTGCCTCTACGGCTGTGCGATCCAGCCAAGGCGTTCTGAACCTGGATCTCGTCGCGCAGGAAACGCGGATCGCGATCCCAGGAACGGCTGGTCGCGCTCTCACCTACAACGGCCTGTTGCCAGGGCCGTTGCTGGAATTAGAGGCTGGTGACGCTGTACAGATCCTTCTGCACAATCAACTCAGACAACCCACCAACCTTCACTATCACGGCCTTCATGTCTCGCCAGAGGGGAATGCCGACAACGTCTTTCTGAGTGTTCAGCCCGGGGCCAGCCAGAGCTATTCCTTCCGGATTCCGGAGGATCACCCTGCCGGCCTGTTTTACTACCACCCCCATCACCACGGAACGGTGGCCGATCAGGTGTTCGGCGGGCTTGGTGGTGCCCTGATCGTGCGCGGCGCTCTCGACCGCATTCCGGAGGTGCAGGCCGCCCAGGAGGAGGTGCTGTTTCTCAAGGATCTCCCAGCCGACCGGGAGCCATCGATGGGTGGAGCGATGCTTGGCCGCGAGGGTTCCGTGCTCACCGTGAATGGGCAGGTGAACCCCAGGATTGAGATCCCTGCCGGGGGATTACTCCGGCTGCGATTCGTGAATGGCTCCAATGCACGCTTCTGGCGCCTGGCGCTGGAAGGGCATCGTCTTCATCTGATCGCTACTGATGGCGGTGCACTGGAGCGGCCGTTTGCCGTGGAGGATTTACTGCTGGTACCCGGTGCACGCGCCGATGTGCTTGTGCAGATCTCACCGACTGGCGGACGATTCCGCTTGCGCAATCGCGCCTACAACCGCATAGGACGCTCGATGATGGGTATGGGACGGATGATGGCTTCCTCCCAGGGTGAGGAGACCATTGCCACGGTTCAGACCGATGGCGCCACAACGCCAAAGCCGCTCCCTCAACAACTGCTTCCCGTCCAGCCGCTCAACAATCCGGTGCGCACGCGCCGCTTTGTGATGAACCATGGCATGGCCCCCGGCATGGGCATGGTGTTTCTGATCAACGGGCAGGCCTACGACCATCAACGCATCGATACCCGCGTGCGCCTGGGTGAGATCGAGGAGTGGGAGCTGGTGAATACCGGAGTGATGGATCACCCCTTTCACGTGCATGTCAACCCCATGCAGGTGATCAGCCGCAACGGACAGCCGGAGCCATTCCCGGCCTGGCGCGATGTGGTATTGGTGCGCGCCGGTGAAACGGTGCGGGTGCGAACGCAGTTCCGCGATTTCCCTGGTCGCAGCGTGTACCACTGCCACATCCTCGATCACGAGGAGCTGGGCATGATGGGCAACCTCCTGATTGAGGCCTGATCAGCGGCCACCGCAGGATTGCCAGCCGGCGAGCATCGCCTGCAGATCCGATTCCAGGGTCTGGAGATCCTCGATCCGGCTGTGAATCTCACCGAGCTTGCCGCGGATCGTGGCCTGGAGATCGGCGCAGGTGCACACCCCTGATCGGCGAGCATTGAGCACACCGTGAACCGCACTGAGGGGAAGATCCATTGCCCTGAGGTTGCGAATCAGTGCCAGCTCGGCGAACACGCTCTGGTCAAACAGGCGGTAGCGCCCCTCCGAGCGCGAGGTGGGCT
This genomic interval carries:
- a CDS encoding MauE/DoxX family redox-associated membrane protein; protein product: MEQTPLSSSAALRDVRLYRMDTADHACPWGLRAVALLQSQGIAFEDHRLRSPEEVEAFKRAHGVSTTPQVFSGPERIGGYSDLAARLGVRAERADVSYTPVIVVFATAALMALALGVGVRGFMGLAIALLAMLKLMDVPAFAASFLKYDLLSQRWRAWSRLYPGIELLVGLGMLTPPSPFGLDGLVGAVAVVLGGMGMLSVGKAVFIDHLALNCACVGGNTRTPLGVVSFAENLIMTLMGAAMALDAVAHRLPWSGLP
- a CDS encoding multicopper oxidase family protein; translated protein: MNRRSFLALTAGGAAAASAGLVGQRWLSHAREVAAAGASTAVRSSQGVLNLDLVAQETRIAIPGTAGRALTYNGLLPGPLLELEAGDAVQILLHNQLRQPTNLHYHGLHVSPEGNADNVFLSVQPGASQSYSFRIPEDHPAGLFYYHPHHHGTVADQVFGGLGGALIVRGALDRIPEVQAAQEEVLFLKDLPADREPSMGGAMLGREGSVLTVNGQVNPRIEIPAGGLLRLRFVNGSNARFWRLALEGHRLHLIATDGGALERPFAVEDLLLVPGARADVLVQISPTGGRFRLRNRAYNRIGRSMMGMGRMMASSQGEETIATVQTDGATTPKPLPQQLLPVQPLNNPVRTRRFVMNHGMAPGMGMVFLINGQAYDHQRIDTRVRLGEIEEWELVNTGVMDHPFHVHVNPMQVISRNGQPEPFPAWRDVVLVRAGETVRVRTQFRDFPGRSVYHCHILDHEELGMMGNLLIEA
- a CDS encoding MerR family transcriptional regulator, whose amino-acid sequence is MGAAVAAELLKIGAVAQRSGVPVKTIRFYCDEGLLQPTSRSEGRYRLFDQSVFAELALIRNLRAMDLPLSAVHGVLNARRSGVCTCADLQATIRGKLGEIHSRIEDLQTLESDLQAMLAGWQSCGGR